CACGCCTCATGGGGTGTCACTGCTGGCGCGAGCAGTCCCTTTTCCAAACTCCAGGTACCTAAAGctgtattttctgtcttctgtaaGTGTCTGTATTCATTCCTAGTCGTTGGACCTCCTGCTTTGCTTGAGTCTTCctgtttataatgataaaagctAAGTCAAGTTAATACTCAGGACATGTGCTCCAGAATTCCAGCTAGATGGTTTCTTCTTGGTCACGCTGAATGTGTGAATCGCCCCGCacgttctcttctctctctctgggagtGAATAAGACCACAGTTCTCTCTCCTTGGTAAGGACAGAAGAGACTTCAGTCGGACTGCTTCTCAGAACTCCCAGGCAGCTTAGCATTCTAGCTCCCGCTCTCACCAAGTGTCTTCCTGCTCCATGATTACTTTCCTGAAGCAAATATACATTGCTGCTTTTAAGAGAATCAGCATCTGCTTGGCGAAATCCTACTTTTTGTGATAATACTTTTACTGTATACTTCAAAAAAGCAGATAGGATCCAAGATTAGATGTTCGGTAGATATTGTTAGGAAATCACATTAAGATAGACATTAGATTAAGgctgatattttaaaagtgcACTTTGGTCCCATTTTAACTTCTTAACATCTCTGCGGGCTGCAGTCTTTTGATTTCTGGTACTTGAGAATGTTTGCATAGTTCTGCATTAGAATTAAGGCCCTGTGTAAAGGCAGGATGGTTTCCAGGGGATGGCCTAGGGACCTCACTGAACCTAAACAAAGGGAAGCTTCCTGAGAACATCTCTTGAAATGAGGAATTGAGAATTTGTTAGGTataggctcctgggtggctcggttccttcggctcaggtcatgatgccagctcctggcatagagccctgcatcggcctctctgctcagcaggcagcctgctttcccctctctctctctgcctgcctttctgcctacttgtgatctctgtctgtcaaataaacaaataaaatcttttttattaattttttttaatttttttattaggtAGTCATCTGTGCCATCaggtacttttctttttcctttaaaaaaagggatTATTCATGTTTAgaattaaaattcttcctttaagGGGCACTTGGcgggctcagttggtagagcaggtAACTCTTGATCAGGGGGTTGTGAATTCAGGCCTCACATTGGgcagaacttactttaaaaaacagaagccaaaaaaaaccctcttcctttaaaaatattattcccaGCCTAATCTGCCAAAAGCAAGGGTTAAGTAGTTAACATGCATTGGTATAGTGGACTGCCAAGGCATTATATGCAGATGATAATTGGGACAGTTAATCACATGGAAGGATGATGCCTTAAGTGGCAAAAACAAATCAGAGAATTAAGACTTATTCCTGTTATAATAAAGCCTGTGTTTAGATTATATGTATCTATGACAAGGACTggaactaaaaaggaaaaaaaaatgttttccgtAGAGTGGTAGtgactggttttgggttttttgcatttagttgtttttattttaggatcCCCACTAGTATTGCAGTGCTGTTTGTTAAAtagctaaattttttaaatgcttgtttcCCTTTCCACTTATACTTCTTGGTGGGATATTTCATAGCCAGAAATCTAATATCTCTTTAAGCTTATGAAGAAACAAATGTCAAATAGCCAGGGTTTTTATGAATGTTTAATATGCACTACTTTAAAACTAAGTTTATATTTACACTGCTTTTTCAGGTAGGTCTGAAAGTTGGTGTCCGAACCAGGGGTTGTAATGGCCTTTCTTATACtctagaatatacaaagacaAAAGGAGATTCTGATGAAGAAGTTGTTCAAGATGGTGAGTTCCAAGCATACATAGTGCTTGCTGTGAGGTAGGGTGGTTTGATGGACTTTCATGTATCAGATGATTGATACACGGCAGCTGAGTGAGAATGGTACCGGATTGTCCCCCATTTTGCTGATTAAGAGACTGAGACATGGGGAGGTGAAATAGCTTGTCTGAGGGTCACTGAGGCTAGTTCAGTGGCCTGGGGAAAAGTTGAACCTACTCAGGTTGGCTCCAGAGGGTATGCtcttatcatttgttttatttcaattagAAAAGATAATCATTGCAGAAAGATGTTAAATGCTGAAACTTCAGACCGAACCATCCATCTTTTGGGAAGCAGCAATTTGACGTCTATACCAAATAAGTAATGTCATCTCGTGCTTTTgaagaatctgtgttttaatttttattaaaaatgccaGTGCTCTAATTCTCTCTTGCCCCCTGGCCCTACCCAATAATCTGATAAAACCTATTTAGAACAAAATAATGTCACGGCCTCGGGGGAACTTCAAAGAGCACTAGCACGGGTATTTCAGTGGTAGCTCTGCGTCAGAGCTGTGCTATTACCTAGCTAATTCATCTCATTAAAGTGAAGTTACTGACCAATGatgacatttttgttgttgttgtttttatcaaGTTGTTTTAAAGTGAAGTTACTGACCAATGATgacattttgtgttgttttttagatCTCTACATTAAATaccttaaatattaaatttttaaattttaaatattaaatctttctGAAGATGATTTCTAAtaactatatatagtttatatttgaGTAATTACTCAGTTTCTTATAAGGAAGAAAGCTTTCTTAGACCAGTAATATTTATGAAGATACCAGCCTCTACCAGCGTAATTCCAGGGAGTTACGTTACTGCCAGTTTTCCGGCCCAtgagcagaagaagaaaatggccaCGTTGCACTCGTGGGCCTCATGACACCAGCCCCGTGTATCACAgtcctgtgtatgtgtgtctgctTTCCAGTGTGTCATGTGTACAGATGTCCATGCAGGCTTTTACACATTTATTGACTCTGTTTTTACAGAAGTCTCAGAATATACGCCTTTCCTTCATGTTGCAAATtggaaaaatgggtgaaatacAGTGAAAAGCAAATTCTAGTTTTGCGTGGAACTGTCATGGAATATGCTTCTCTGCACCTGTCAGGCCTAATACTGTGTTTGACTTAGATCATTGAGTGGAAAAGGGACAGACAGGAAACTGAGCACTAAAGCtcttaaaggaaataatgagaTAGATTCAGAAGCTTCCTGTTAGACTTTTGTCAGTGgttaactattttaaaagttcacttgTGCTTTGAACCAGCAGGTTCCATAGACCTGCAGGCTTTATGTGACATGTGTTTTCTTCTCCCCAAGGAGTCAGAGTGTTCATCGAAAAGAAAGCACAGCTAACACTTTTAGGAACAGAAATGGACTATGTTGAAGATAAATTATCCAGTGAGTTTGTTTTCAATAACCCAAACATCAAAGGAACGTGTGGCTGTGGAGAAAGCTTTAATATTTGACTACTCTGGCTGTAAGCTCCAACAACACTCATGGAAGTCCTAGGGCTTACTGAAGAAATCATGTGACTGTCACGTGCTTAAAGTTTATAATGTATGACTGCcttacaaggaaaataaaatgatgcattttGAAAGTGAAGCCAGTGTGTTAGATTCCAGAAGAAGCGATACTTGTATTCTTCTTAGAGGCAGAAAACGAGAAGCCATTCCTCTCTTTGGGTCATTTTCCTgatctgtaaagaaaaaaaaaatcctaccctGCACTTAATTGTCTTGCATCCTTTCTATTAGAACCAGCTTCATGAACGCTGTCTACCTGGGAGGATTTcaggaaaagtatttttaatacgTGTGCACGCCATAGCTTGCTGTTGAGAGTGGCGTGAACGTGCATTTCCCGACCAGATCGATGGCTCGTAAAATTCGGAGGCAGAAGATCCTGAGAGCGGGCGTGACGTGGAACTGCACTGGTTTTCTGCCCAAACTTGACACGGCATTTCTACATTTGTATCCAAAATGTCTTTGTCAGATGCCTCATTTGCTTTACCCTTTAGCAACACCAGCCAGTAGATGAAAGTATCGAACAGAGATTTCCTTGACTGCAGTGCAGAACAGTTCTGAGCGATGGCATCAAAAGGTAAGAAAGACTTCACCCactgtttttaatccatttcttttGCCACCCAAAACGTCCCCTCAAAGGTTGAATCTCAGGCTGGTGTCTTATAAGCCATCCAGCACACCCCCTCGATTCCGTACCGGGGGAAAGCAGCCCCCAGTTCGTCCATCCTCACTCCAGGGGGCTGTGTAGCCGCAGAGCTGGGACAACTCTCTCCTCCCGCCCGTGTAGGGGACATTAGCTCTGCAGTCAGTGAAGGTCAGTGTGTGGTCTGGCTTCTTCATCTGATTGGCATTTTGATAAGGTTTCTTTGTAATTTGTTGAAGCTCAtactttggttattttattttgagtgagaAGAATCTTATTTTAAAACCCACTTATGTGAATTACCATCTTGTTTCCTTAGAACTTTGAAACAGTGGTTTATGCTAGCAGAGAAGACATTTGTAGCAACCCCAAAATATCCTTTTAAATATAGTCATCAGTTTGAAGCAGCACATGAGggtcttttcttaaaattttcaatacATGTACACTTTCTGGATCTCAAGTTCAATGACTGAAATTCTTAACCTAACATTTCGTCACCAACTTTCCTTTGAAGGCATTCTTTTTGCCATTTAGTTACTGGTTTTCCTGGGTTTGACATATTAAGTGTTCTAAGAGAAGACTCATACGCTTTTTTTTGAAAGCTGACTTTGTTTTGAAGTCGCCGTCCTATTTATGTCCGTCGTGTTTACTGaagtacctggcacagagtacACCACCGCTCCGAGCAGTAGCTGTATGTACGTGCTCCTGAGTCCACGTTGTTAATGATTGTCAGCCCACTTATTATCTGTGCAATACTGTACGTATGTAGAGATTGAATtgtcaataaaaaaagaacatggccTCTTTGTGATcataaaattgctttttctttataatgaagAAGGATTTGGGAATAGTAGCTCTTCCAGCGACTAATGAATAATGGCTGTTTTCTCTAACCAGTGTCGTCACCAGCAGGCATTTTCTGTGCCAGATTCTGTTGCATCATCATCttgctgctgtgttctccatGCAGCCCTTTGACAGAGCCATTTGGGATTTCTCTTGGCCCCAGACACGCCAGCATTCCCTTTCTTCTGCAGCCTGTCTTCTCCCTGTTTTGCTTCCTCCGTCCTCTCACACAGATTCCTTCTCATGTTCTCGTGTCATAATCTCtccctggaatgctctttccaGATCTGTCTTCCAGGCTTTATGTTCACCTCAGGCATGTTCATAAGCACCTGCCCTCCGCCTGCTCTGAGGTTTCACAGATGACTGGAGCTACTCCCCGACCCCAAGAGATCTTAGGGTTGGCAAATGAGACACCAATGAAGAGAACGCTCTAAGTGTTGCAGTAGGTAAAATGTAATGCCTGCTTGCTCCATGCCAGGAGCTGTTTGAATGCAACCTTCACAGTAAGCCAGTGAGGTACGTCTGACTCCtgtcatttcatagatgagaaatcGAAGCATGCCGTGACCAAAATAGTGGACCTAAGTAACACGGTCAGCGGCCAGGTCAGAGTGACCGCCCACCTCATCAGGCACCAGCCTGTGCTCCTAGCAGTCGGGCCATGCTGCATGTTCTAGCACCCAGATGGCTGCGCTTTCTAAGAAGTTGTCTTCAAGGTCGTGACACTTAGGCCAAGTTTTAAAAACCCTGAGAGAttaggggaagagggaagagaacagACAAAACTAAAAAGGATTGAAAGCATGTAGGAAGCTAAGTTCTCCAAAGAATATGAAGCAGAAGGGCAACAGGACAGAGAACATTGGGGCTTTCACTTTCTGTACAGGCGGGGAACCACTCAGTCATTACAAGGGGGCCATGAAAGCATCTGCATTCAGAAGTGTCTGGCTAGCTGGCTGCCTGTGGAGCATGGAGAAAGCTTGCCAACGAGGAAGACAGGAGGTGGTACTGCAGAAGCCCGAGTGGGGCCTGAGGGGGAGACCGGTGAGAGGCTTCGGACGTGCCGTCGGCAAGACTCCATTGACCAGACCAAGCTCAGCAGGGCTGTGGTGTTGTGGCCCTTGGCTAATCACACTAGCAACACTTTAATGgggatttctgttgttttagtctTGCACAATATCAAAAGGTTTTTGAATACGGAGCTTAATCATTTCTTCGGTGTTCATTTAACACCAGTcatgttgtcattatttttgacaaaaagaCTGCAGCAGCCACATCcttttcttacccatttcagcCAAGCTCCTCTTCAGACCATGGGTGGACCCTCTTGAGAGGTCACTTCATAGTGCCCCCATGTGACATGGAGGACATCAGCTGCTGTGGAGGGAGCGTCACGCAGAGACAGGGCCGATGGTTTTTTAGTTAGAAGAGCAAACTAGAAGCCCACTCCAGTGGCTGAACTATCCCAGGAAGGATTTCAGGAGGCAGAGGCTATAGCACTCTTCTGCTAcctgctgtctctctgtcctctgccccATGAGAATGATCTTCTCTTTGGCAAAGAGGAAGAGGTGGGTGGCGTTTGGAAAAATCCCTACTAGATCAGACGTCCGTAAGATTTCCAGTACTTCCTAGGTTTCATTCATCAGGAAATACCTCTAAAAAACAGCCTTTCTTGTCGTGTTTTGATGTCTGAGACCAGGAAATGCGAAAAGTCTGTGATGTTAAGCCGCGTGGTCATTTTCATGCCGTCAGCGGTGAGGCCCGTGGAGCCTGCAGAGCTCTTTACAGGCATCCAGTTTGTGCCTCAGTGCAGACGTGCTGTGGGCCGCCAGATCACGTCACCTCAAGGGTGAACACATGTAaccagcctgatgtgggggctcagtTCAGCGGTTCATGAGATGCCGGCTTGCAAACCTGTAGGTCTGGGGAGAGATACACCTGGATTTAAATCACCTAACCCATCCCAGGTTAAAAGGCTACAAAACGACAGAGCCCATAATTATACACGGGTTAGGTGATTTCTCTGAGCCTG
The DNA window shown above is from Mustela erminea isolate mMusErm1 chromosome 12, mMusErm1.Pri, whole genome shotgun sequence and carries:
- the ISCA1 gene encoding iron-sulfur cluster assembly 1 homolog, mitochondrial isoform X2, encoding MKRREHARLMGCHCWREQSLFQTPGSHLCHQNIQRQKEILMKKLFKMEESFLRPVIFMKIPASTSVIPGSYVTASFPAHEQKKKMATLHSSQSVHRKESTANTFRNRNGLC
- the ISCA1 gene encoding iron-sulfur cluster assembly 1 homolog, mitochondrial isoform X3; the encoded protein is MSASLVRATVRAVSKRKLQPTRAALTLTPSAVNKIKQLLKDKPEHVGLKVGVRTRGCNGLSYTLEYTKTKGDSDEEVVQDGVRVFIEKKAQLTLLGTEMDYVEDKLSSEFVFNNPNIKGTCGCGESFNI
- the ISCA1 gene encoding iron-sulfur cluster assembly 1 homolog, mitochondrial isoform X1, giving the protein MSASLVRATVRAVSKRKLQPTRAALTLTPSAVNKIKQLLKDKPEHNIQRQKEILMKKLFKMEESFLRPVIFMKIPASTSVIPGSYVTASFPAHEQKKKMATLHSSQSVHRKESTANTFRNRNGLC